From the genome of Carassius gibelio isolate Cgi1373 ecotype wild population from Czech Republic chromosome A16, carGib1.2-hapl.c, whole genome shotgun sequence, one region includes:
- the LOC128030283 gene encoding nuclear receptor coactivator 7, with protein sequence MRPLQHCIKILYHANKSEEPFVEIVTVKQQNKRRPSVCSSADSESDDQLPLLTHHSQILEEHHLERLMNHMPARTQGYSWKLVYSTVEHGTSLTTLYRQMRELDRPVLMVIRDTDKQVFGAFSSDPFRVSSFCYGTGETFLYSFSPEFQIFRWSGENSYFVRGFLDSLQMGGGGGPFGLWLDSDLYRGSSYSCNTFCNRPLSLHHDFIVQDLEVWSFV encoded by the exons ATGAGGCCACTGCAGCACTGCATTAAGATCTTATACCATGCTAATAAATCTGAGGAGCCTTTCGTGGAG ATCGTCACTGTGAAGCAGCAGAACAAGCGGCGTCCGAGCGTCTGCAGCTCCGCAGACTCTGAGTCTGACGACCAGCTGCCGCTCTTAACACACCACAGTCAGATTCTGGAAGAGCATCATCTTGAACGA CTGATGAATCACATGCCGGCACGGACGCAGGGTTACTCTTGGAAGCTGGTGTACAGCACGGTGGAGCACGGCACGAGCCTGACCACACTGTACCGACAGATGAGAGAGTTAGACAGACCCGTGCTGATGGTCATCAGAGACACGGACAAGCAG GTGTTTGGAGCGTTCTCCTCCGATCCGTTCAGAGTCAGCAGCTTCTGCTACGGGACGGGAGAGACCTTCCTCTACAGCTTCAGTCCCGAGTTTCAG ATCTTCCGCTGGAGTGGAGAAAACTCCTACTTTGTGAGAGGATTCCTGGACTCTCTGCAGATGGGAGGAGGAGG gggtcCGTTCGGCCTGTGGCTGGACTCGGATCTGTACCGCGGCTCCAGTTACTCCTGCAACACCTTCTGTAACCGTCCTCTCAGCCTCCATCACGACTTCATCGTCCAGGATCTGGAGGTGTGGAGCTTCGTCTGA